Genomic DNA from Theobroma cacao cultivar B97-61/B2 chromosome 3, Criollo_cocoa_genome_V2, whole genome shotgun sequence:
GTCTTGTCTGCAAAATGAACACCAAATTAAGGATGCAACATTGGGAAATAGAAGATTGTGACTGCAGAGGACAATGAAACTTACTCATCCAGAAAAAATCCAGCATCACTTAAACATTTCACACTGGCATTGCTTGGTAAAATCTTTGTGAAGTTGTCACAGTGCAGAAAGGTTGCTAGACCCCCGGCAGAGCAACCTGAAAGCAATGCCTAGAGCAAAGAAAGAGCCAATGATATGAAGTATTGCTCAAGTTcacataaaaatattacaactGACGAATGCAGATCACATTTCAATTAGAAGATCGTCTTCTTAGAAGTAATACACATGTATATATGACGATGACAAAATACACAACTTATACATAGGAAGTGAAATATGCAAATTTCTACTAAATGTGAACATACCTTGCGTGCACTTGCCAACCCTTTAGGTAAAAGGTCACGGATAATCGCTTCCCAAATTTTCTGCCCTCTGAAATAAAGCAATGACGTCTGTTCATTTCAGAAGCATACACATGGAAAGAAATCAGTAAAAGAGCCAGTTCATGGTCTTTCCCAGTATACAGCTTATAAGTTATAACAACCCCTTAATGTGAAGGAGTCTTCCTTCCAGATTGTACCTTTCAGTGCCATAGTTGCTACAAGGACTTCACCATTCGTGCATCTTAAATGGCATTTTGAGTTTCAGATCATATagtgaaaaatatgatttaaaaagaaaaagtacaCTGCATGGCAAAAGGCAAAGATAAGAAGTTACCCCGTTGTCAAACTTGCTATCTCCTGAAAATGAGGCTCCATCACAATATCTCAGCTTCACACGGTTCCAGTTGTAAAAATCTGATTGTAGTGAGAATTTCATGATTACTCCaatgataaagaaaagaaatgacaTTATCTTGTAAGGAGAAGGAATCTCTAAATACATTTTTCCTCATCATAGTGATACGAAATAAATTCTCTCTTCAACGATTCATTCGATCAACCCACCAAAAGCATTCTTCAATCCATGATTTTTGAAAATCCTCGAAATAATATGCTCACCCAAAAGAGAGCAGACCATATTTATGATCAGAAAAAGGGCGTTGACTGTTGCTTAAtttgcaaaacaaatttttgtgATCAAGTAACAATTCCACCTCCTTATTCAGACCATCATTGAATTCTCTAACCCTTCATCAGTCAAGGAAACTAAACTTGACTGTCCaaattagagaaagaaagtagAAAGCAATTCCCCTAATTAATTACAAGTTTATTCTCGGGGTGTCAAAAGCATAAATAGGAAGATTTGGTTCAGTCCAAAGTTCTTAAGATCTCACCTTCCCTTACTAGTTACTCCAATCATATCTTTAAATAGTAGAGGTTTTACCCCATTGTTATGTTCTTTAAAGATACACAAACACGACTCTAAATCATCAAAGAGAGTAACCATTTAATCCACATAAATTTTTGCCTTCCTGTGAACATATGCACaaatttataatctcataatacTATTTAGAAATTCGGTTTGGCTTCAAATCATGTTTTATGTTGATGCAGCTTATTCTTGTAGAACCCCTACATTCCTTTTCAAGGGAACTAGTCAACTAGGAAAGTTATTCTTTCTGGCGACACAGAGCTAGGGGATGCATGTGACTTCCCTCCTTTGCTTACCAACTCCAGCTAAGGACATGTCTACTTCAGGCAAGGAACAGCCGCCgcttttcccatttttcacAATAATCTAACTGTTGGAATGACATTTTATCAACATATGAGGTGATAGTATGATGTCAAAAGGATCATGAAAAAGAAGCAAGATTCCAAAACGTAACCAAACCAAGAGAAATCAGTCTGCCTTCTTTGTACCCATCGAATTGATACTTGGTCACAATTTAGGACAAGAAATAGTCCTCGAATGGGGCAAACAAGCAAggttatatatgtaatttGCAACGCCCCAAGACAACAAGCTTAGAAACGAATGAAATAAAGCCTGGCAGAGAAGCTAATGGTGCCGGGATCCAGAACTTAAAAAAAGCATGGAGCATCAGCTGCTGCTTAGCCGTGACCTATTAATCACGTGAAGGCGACCACAACGATAGCAAGGAACATGGACACGTCTACAGGATTGCCCCTTTTCAAACAAAAGGATTAATACTTACAAGATTTCCTGTACTAAACAATAGTGGTTGGTCGAGTAAAATAATATCCGGCGAAATTAATGATGAAGTTGTTTGCTGCATGGATATTGACCAGTGGAATACCAACAGAACCAACTAATAATGTACCTTTACTCTGTCTGTTTTCTTTGATACATCTACACGAGTAGGACAGAATACCAAGAACATAAAGTTAAAATCCCATTAATCAATCATAATTTTCTCGTTAATTTCCATCGAGCTTAGGGATGGTGATATTCCAAAACCATCcatttcacatttatttcGGACTCTGACCGAACTcttgtaaatttaaatcttgcagagttgaaaatttttcccCCTACACAGTAACTGTGCAATGTAAAGTTTGGGGCTTAAATAGACCCAGATTTAACCAATCTGGGCAGTAAAATGGAGTAAGATGTGAAATGAACCTGGATTGAGGGAGTCGTTGTCGCTTAAGATGCCAGAGAAGACTTCGAACTTGTTCATGTAACGAGTCGATCCACGGCGCGTATTTGCTCTCTCCAGGCATGATGGTATATCATTACACCACCCACCACCCTGTTAAAAGATGATCATAAAAATggaatgaaaatttaagaatcatAATTAACAACCTCAAGTATATGGGACCCCACTGACATAACGACACTGACCGGGCGACCATTCCATTAGTCTTGTGATCATTTACAAAGGCCAATGAGGATCTTTCCTTAGTTTCGACGCTTGGGCCGCTTGAATAGActctttattcttcttttgtaTGTAACTTTAATTCGTTTATGGGACCCATAAAACAGCTATTTTACTatgcttctttcttttcttttctttttttcacttgtttatCTAGAAATTGCTTGAAATTACAACATGAAAGACTTGATTTTATTGTTAGCTGCGAACTTCACTGACTCCAGTATTTCAAAAATGAAACATTTAAATCATCATGAACACAAAAGGTTCGATCACGTTAGCATGTGAAATGACAAGATCCTATCTTATCgttataatttcataattttgacTATTATGACCTGAATGTTATGACTGTTCATGAAATCTAAGCAATAAACAATCAAGAActtaaaattaagataataacATATGACTAGTATTTTTTTAGTCATAACATATGATTGCTAAGTAGTCTGACATGCAATGTggtaatcatttttttttagtaaaacTTTACCCATTGCATGCAATTAATACACCTTCTGAATTATACTAGGCAGATCGTAAGGGCAGTGAAAATAACACTAGTAGTAGCCCGGCTGTATCccttttttagtttattttgaaaGTCGCCAATGGAATGATTTAACTGACAAAGTTGACCTACAATAGACTACCACATCACCACTTCACGCAGGTGGTCCGTGGTCCACgttcagaaaaaaaaacagtgaACTGCCCGAGACCCTATGTTTCAGAAAAAGTGCCAACCGATGTCGTTTTGATTTCCAATGCATCCAATCATTATACCGTTTCCCACCAAAACATTTTGGTTTTTGGATTTTGGCTAGCCACCGGGTAAATCATCTTATTACTCCTATgatcttattttaaaaaataaaaaataaattctaataaaATCAGTAATTAACTAGTAATTACCTCAAACTGTAAAATCCAGTTGTTTTCTCCAGCGCCGAATCCTCTGTGCAGATGATACGCAGGCAAACTTCCATCCAGACAAACtgccaaaattgaaaattcaaaaaataaaacatttactactacaaaacaaaaaaactttaaaaaaaaaaaacccctcCGAGTAAAAGCTTAAATGAGAATTGAAAAGCTTACCGGCGCCGTACGCGATGGCGTTTCGAACCAGAGTCATACCAACCAGGAGTTGCTCCTGCGAGTAAATGCACCATGGAGCGAAAGCAAGAGAAAGCAGTAAACTCAGCATTATCTCTatattcatcatcatcttcacGTTCATTTTCGAAGAGCTGTGGTTCTCATCGAACTAATAAAGAgacaaaaaactgaaaaatctCTCGTTCTCGCACTTTATTGTTGATAAcggagagaaaaagaattcCCGCGAAGAAACAGATCTGTTACTAAACCTGCAGGAATAGACAGAGAagagattatataaatagcgAGACAGAAAAAGAGGCCATTAACGTACGTAGAGTTAAGAGTATTTACAATTATTGCCACGGTCATTAAATGTGCTCTGGATTCTTTTGGGCTAAATCAGAGAAAAAGAACACCGATGTCTCCAtcagacaaaaaaaaacaagccAATAGCTGTAATACTCCCGGAAATGAATGGAGGAAGGAAACTCCAACATAATCACGTTTCTTTTCATAAAACGAATACTATTTCTATTTTTCCCTCCATTGACAAAAAAGGAatcaatattcttatttttccttagcccggaaaaaaacaaaagaaaagaaagagaagagggGACAGTGAAGGATAAAAGTGAGAGTA
This window encodes:
- the LOC18605577 gene encoding pectin acetylesterase 9; this encodes MNVKMMMNIEIMLSLLLSLAFAPWCIYSQEQLLVGMTLVRNAIAYGAVCLDGSLPAYHLHRGFGAGENNWILQFEGGGWCNDIPSCLERANTRRGSTRYMNKFEVFSGILSDNDSLNPDFYNWNRVKLRYCDGASFSGDSKFDNGTSLLYFRGQKIWEAIIRDLLPKGLASARKALLSGCSAGGLATFLHCDNFTKILPSNASVKCLSDAGFFLDEQDISLNYTMRSFYHDLVALQGIEENLNPNCTMSINNQKLCFFPQYALKYITTPYFILNSAYDVFQFHHSLVPPSADLHGRWNRCKLNPAACNASQINVLQGLRQDMLTALYSFYKNSSRGGMFINSCFAHCQSESQDTWFAVDSPRIHNKTIAEAVGDWYFSRRVTKEIDCPYPCDTTCHNLIPSPQGLR